The following proteins are co-located in the Manihot esculenta cultivar AM560-2 chromosome 7, M.esculenta_v8, whole genome shotgun sequence genome:
- the LOC110619708 gene encoding probable serine/threonine-protein kinase PBL7 — protein MGWFPCAGKSSKNAKKTLKKRPDDQIPSSSGKTKPNLGQDVKKETPTDASSDHIAVHTFMFRELASATKNFRADCLLGEGGFGRVYKGRLESTNKVVAIKQLDRNGLQGNREFLVEVLMLSLLHHPNLVNLIGYCADGDQRLLVYEYMPLGSLEDHLHDLPPDKKRLDWNTRMKIAAGAAKGLEYLHDKANPPVIYRDLKCSNILLGEDYHPKLSDFGLAKLGPVGDKTHVSTRVMGTYGYCAPEYAMTGQLTLKSDVYSFGVVLLEIITGRKAIDNSRAAGEHNLVAWARPLFKDRRKFAQMADPLLQGQYPVRGLYQALAVAAMCVQEQPNMRPLIADVVTALTYLASQRYDPETQPVQAYRPGSSTPRTRREQ, from the exons ATGGGCTGGTTTCCCTGTGCTGGGAAGTCAAGCAAAAATGCAAAGAAGACTCTGAAGAAGAGGCCTGATGATCAGATCCCATCTTCTTCAG GTAAAACAAAGCCAAACTTGGGACAGGATGTGAAGAAGGAGACCCCTACAGATGCTAGCTCTGATCACATTGCAGTACATACATTTATGTTTCGTGAATTGGCTTCTGCAACAAAGAATTTCAGGGCTGATTGTCTATTGGGTGAAGGTGGTTTTGGCCGAGTATATAAAGGGAGATTGGAAAGTACCAATAAG GTTGTAGCTATCAAGCAACTTGATCGTAATGGGCTGCAAGGGAATAGGGAGTTCCTTGTTGAAGTATTAATGTTGAGCCTACTTCACCATCCTAATCTTGTTAACTTGATTGGCTATTGTGCTGATGGAGATCAAAGACTCTTAGTTTATGAATACATGCCATTAGGATCTTTGGAAGACCATTTACATG ACCTCCCTCCTGACAAAAAACGACTTGATTGGAATACAAGAATGAAGATAGCTGCGGGTGCTGCAAAGGGCTTGGAGTATTTGCATGACAAAGCTAATCCCCCTGTTATATATCGTGATTTGAAATGCTCAAACATTTTACTTGGTGAAGATTATCATCCCAAGCTGTCTGATTTTGGTTTGGCAAAACTGGGTCCTGTTGGAGACAAAACCCATGTATCCACCAGAGTGATGGGAACCTATGGGTATTGTGCACCTGAATATGCAATGACAGGTCAGCTTACTCTTAAATCAGATGTATATAGCTTTGGTGTTGTGCTCCTTGAGATTATTACTGGAAGGAAAGCTATTGACAATTCAAGAGCTGCTGGGGAGCATAATCTCGTTGCATGG GCACGGCCATTGTTCAAAGATAGAAGGAAGTTTGCGCAGATGGCTGACCCATTATTACAAGGACAATATCCAGTGAGGGGCTTGTACCAAGCTCTTGCTGTTGCTGCAATGTGTGTTCAGGAACAGCCTAACATGCGACCCCTTATAGCTGATGTAGTTACAGCCCTTACCTATCTTGCTTCCCAAAGGTATGATCCCGAGACGCAACCAGTCCAAGCGTATCGTCCAGGCTCATCAACTCCTAGAACTAGAAGGGAACAGTGA